attaattttaatattattgaaggatggatatttgattaaaacaatttttcaaCTTATCATGAATCCGGTCAGTTCAACGGATGGAGATGGATTAAAGGGAAAAATTCAGGGGCAAACAAGATTTATCtttatggatggaaagcttGAATTTCGTACGAGTATTTCATGGCCCCTACAAGCCCAATATGGCCTGTCAAAGGCAAGCAAGCACTTTATACCAAAGTTTTAAGGCCTAGTTTGGTGGCTAGCCCGGTTTAAGATTTGAATTCTAGTTTTTGATCAGGTTATCAGGTTGatcgagttaattttttaaaaaaatcaaaacaatattattttaattaaaaaaaaaaatcaatgagtttGCAGCTGGGTTTTATCGGGTCAACCTAGTCAACTCAGTGGGTCAATTGGGCtacacttggtttttttttttttaacctgaccTGATTTTTATCTCAGATCAGCCGGATCCCGGATCTACTTGTCGGGCCGGCCGGACCGGATGGGGTGTCAAAACTATGCTTTAAACACTGAACAAAAGTAGTAGTATTTCTTGCATCACACTACTGTCTACTGTGTTAAAGccccaaaaaggaaaaagacgTAATTTCCCGTCATTAAACTGCTGGATTCCCTTGAAACTCTCCTAGCAATACGAATAAGATTTCTTTATTAGTGCTGTTATTACTCCCATTAGCACCGAGGAAGAGAGAGTGTGCGTTTGTGTTGTCAGTAGAGAGTTAAGACTTGAGAAGAGTCCTCATCAAGGCTTCAAGGATTTTACAATGAGAAACAAAGTGCTGGTTCTGCCATGTCTCTTGCTGCTGCAATGTTATCTAGGTATGTTTTCTCCCCTGTTTTATGTCTTTGCCTTGGTTATGTCTGTGGTTTGTGGGGCTAACgttgaattaatttaatcatggcTTCTATGTTGTAGTTCTGTGCATACCCTTTCTCTCTGGtaataacttgataaaaatattgtgcTGTTTTAGTGTGATCTTCCTGAGACATTTCTTCTCTGTTCTTCATTTCTGTGGTCAAACCTTCTTGATCAACTTGATAAAAATGCTAGcttgtttgaacaaaaaattaccAGAATGCTAATTTTGACTGTCAATCCATTAATTAGAGCCTTCCCTTGTGATCAAACCCAAAATTACTCTTTCAATATGCACCTTGAAGGTTAATTATCCTACCCATTTAGTTAGTGTTTCGCAGGTAAAGAAACTTGGGACAACTAAGATATATCTTTCTatccatattgttttaatatgtgaaatatatttttaaacaaagcTTAAATATAGAAGAATGGGAAAAGgtcattttgcattttttattttattaaatgccaATTTTGGTAACAAGTAATGCATACTGGTGGATACCAGAAATATTGACTGCATGACATGAATGTACATAGAAGTATATATTACTGTGTGTCTTAGATTTCATTCTCTTCAGGATTCCTGGAATTTAATCATTGGTTtatataatgaaaatattattctaacaaTTGCTAATTTGTtctctttctgatttttttttggcccttttattttctttgcctGAACTTAGCCCTGACAATGGAGACTGCAACGCAAGAGAAAGCAGAATCTGCGATCCCAGTCACAACACTGTCACCTCCAGAGAGCAACACAACTTTTCTTGGTGGCACAACATGGTGTGTTGCCCTGTCAGGTGTCTCTCAAATTGATTTGCAGAATGCATTAGACTGGACCTGTGGTCTAGGCATGGCAGATTGCAGTCCAATCCAAGAGGGTGGAGCGTGTTTTGATCCTGACACGCTAGTTTCTCATGCCTCCTATGCTTTCAACAACTACTACCAACAAAATGAGAATTCTGAAATTGCTTGCAATTTCGGAGGAACTGCTGTTTTAACTAGAAGGGATCCTAGTAAGAAATCTCTTGCCTTCACCTTCTTTTCGTTTACTTTATTTAGCTGTTCGTTCTTTTCTTGATGATGTACAGAAGAACAGAGTAGAACTTGATTCCTTTAATGAGGATCTTCGAATTTATGCATCAAATATGACCTTTGGTTTCTATTAATTTTGATGAGaatgatatttgaaaaaaaaacggGAACATTTTGAGTGTTCTCAGCAATTAGGCTTTCCCTTATGTTTCTTCAAGCACGCCATTTTGAAGCAGGACTCTCACTTTATGTTGCTTGTAGTCATACGAAAATGTTGaccagttttttctttttgaagatTAGTTAACCAGCAACCTAGCCAAAGAATTATTAGATACTCTGATCCACAGTAAGTTTATCACTTAGATGCATAGTTATAGGACCCCGATTCAGAGTTGAGCTAGGCTCTCAGTAGGTAGATCATCGATTTGAATTGCCAAGCCGATCTGTTGAgattgtcaaagaaccatctcaaccccataacttaaacttttaggtaaggttctaagatatgatttatattattctctaacacaccttttcaagtgaaaactctttggacttgaaacttgtatatgtccatattatcttgtgcttaatttttaccaaataaataaggattgtgagattcgaactcatgaccaCTTGGTTATTaagactctgatatcatgtcaaaaaaccatctcaacccaataacttttaaacttttaagtaaaaatcctaagatataattttatattattctctaacaaaaatGATCCAAATTGGGACCATGACTAATCTACACCATTTTTAATGTGCAGGTCATGGAAAATGTAGCTATGCTGCACCTGGGTATGCTCTTCTacttttgtttctctctctctctctctctctctctatatatatatatatatatatatatatatatgttctttttCACACGCTAGTTTCCTCTTcttctatatattaaaaaaataaaaaaacattagcattCTAAAGTGAAACGCCCTTTTGGAGGGTATTTGCAGATCTGCTGCTAAGTCGCCAGCACCTTCTTCGCTCAAGGAGCGCAGAGCAAACTTTATATGGTTGAAGTTTGCTGGGATTTTTCTGCTTTTGTACTTGAGAAGATGATTATTGGCTGGTTATCTTGTGAATGAAGCAGATGGTCATTGATTATGTCCCCTTACCAAACTTTATGTCATGGGAAGCCATAAGAAACAGGGCTTCACTTGCACGGTTTCTCTCTATTTTGCTGAGATTAGTACTTTGTAATTGGAATTTTCAAAGTTAATCGTATCTTTGCTTATGCTTTAGGAATCTAATTTTTGTTTGTGCAATCAAATCTTCCCTCTTGTCCCTCCACATCTCCATTGAATGTTTACGAGCTTGCTTGTTACGCTCCTTTCTTTCAACTTTATCTACATTCCCAAGACAGTTGTGCCTAAGGCGGTGGTGAAGATTATGTGATCACGATAATAGTAaaggtttaaagtgtttttctattcagaaatatattaaaataataatattttttattttttaaaaaaattatttttgataatagcacatcaaaacaatataaattttttttttatattaaataaaaaaaattaaaattttttaaaacacaatatagATCGCATTTCAAACAATCCATTTGAAAATTCGTGGC
This Populus alba chromosome 7, ASM523922v2, whole genome shotgun sequence DNA region includes the following protein-coding sequences:
- the LOC118040344 gene encoding major pollen allergen Ole e 10 codes for the protein MRNKVLVLPCLLLLQCYLALTMETATQEKAESAIPVTTLSPPESNTTFLGGTTWCVALSGVSQIDLQNALDWTCGLGMADCSPIQEGGACFDPDTLVSHASYAFNNYYQQNENSEIACNFGGTAVLTRRDPSHGKCSYAAPGSAAKSPAPSSLKERRANFIWLKFAGIFLLLYLRR